Sequence from the Rutidosis leptorrhynchoides isolate AG116_Rl617_1_P2 chromosome 3, CSIRO_AGI_Rlap_v1, whole genome shotgun sequence genome:
aaaagaaatttgaaatgaaataaattataggactagtttagtattcctcaatacataatttacatatgtatttataataccagaatcccataagttacggaggatttttagaaagatgtcagacaaagtttactgtaataaatatgcaaagatatgaatttgtctatacactatctatgcagtgaatgcagtaagacgcgtctagacttaagatgataagcaggtaatttccgacaaaaattgataagcaaaacttttgacatacagctaaggtcgaagtccagacccactaatacatcctaacaactatcagttagacacactaatggaagacctagttcactaagaccaccgctctgatgccaactgaaacgactcgtccatattactataaacgtggtacattattcattggtcccatagcgaggtatttgacctctatatgatacgttttagaaaatattgcattcgtttcataaaaagcacactattattatacataatgcatgttttaaacaattgggcgattatttaaggaataatccccataatacattgattttcaaatactacacacgtgacataacagtcaaatataatacatgacaaaggttttattgaatgcaacactttatttaataaaaaagcatgagactccatgcacagcttgctcagataatgcaacagtggaagactttcttaaggacctgagaataaacatgcttaaacagtcaacacaaaggttggtgagatatataggtttagcatcgatataaatatagaccacaagaattcatagttataaatatatgtacactcgtaagtgtataaaagtattctataagttgttgagcacttcggtaaccatacttaaccattaatgtagcatattccctttattatgaaatctccctacactgtgccaagtgtagtaaaaatgaagtactaccgtttacgatactagagcgactagcccggttggggttgtcaaattcgatagatctatcaataggattcgcgcttacatgttcttccaacatgtaaatattagttaccaagctattagggaagatatgcaaggtggtacaactcaacgtagaatatattttaagtacttgtgtccatagcgtaaaacataaaatgcatgtattctcatcccaaaatatttttagagtttaaaaatgggactataaactcacggtagtaaaagtatattaataataagttttcaacttattaaaaatatggccgtcgtccttggattcacgaacctgtaacatatatatatatatatatatatatatatatatatatatatatatatatatatatatatatatatatatatatatatatatatatatatatatcaaaatgtaatacaactattattcatatcatatcttcaatcacatgtgattgtttaagtttatattttcaatcacgtgtgattgtttaagtttatattttcaatcacgtgtgattgtttaagtttaagttgtcaagttagcactccaacgttagtagtccacaattagtagtccacagttagtagtacatagtatacacgtgttgtataagactcaatcatgacctacaataccgctattgtagttacacgtattatgtatgtggtgtcttttgatttatttgacgtattgtgtaaccatgacatgttagaatacatgtataatataagaaaagttagctaggatatggttaatatagattttaatgaattaatcccgtaatcaaattatccatttctaaccaatattattttgcccataatttcttcgttataaatccgttttgagtgaatcaaattgctatggttttataacgaactataatttgtgaaactaaaatgaaaaagtggtggtttatagtcgaagttacaagttataatccatatttgaaagaggtagtcattttcgtcgaaagaacgacatcttgatgaccattttgaaaaacatacttcaattttgagtttaaccatgatttttggatatagcatcatgttcatatgaaatataattttctcataagaataacttttaaatcaaagattatgatagtttttaattatccaacccaaaacagcccccggttttactacgacggcgtatgtccggttttacggtgttcttcgtgttttcaagttttaactcattaagttagtatatcatatagatataaaacatgtgttaagttgtttttaaaagtcaagttagaaggattaactttgtttgcgaacaagtttagaattaactaaactatgttctagtttataaactcttatatagagagctatagacatatgaattgaacaagagttgaagtagagttttaacctcaagtttagaatgtaaagttgctggaaagaagtagtagaacaaaacttaagagagttcttgcaagtgtgtgtgaaaattggaagtaaaatttggaaaatgaatgtgtaaaaatgagttagaaatggtgcttatttgtaggcttgaaaatttggtttttagtgaaaatatctaagataagttaaaatgtattaagtcatggataacatattaaattgattaggtcatggatgacatattacacaaataatcgcagatttctattggtatataccaatagtaaatacttctagaagttgtgtataatatgggtaaaaatatcgtatgaatgcgagtagaattcttgagaaaattgaacgaaaatacgagtatagctatcctttatatgtattggtatattatgaagtgtatttaatacttgtaaggatgtatttacactcgaaatacattatatgtaaatacattttaacataagttaattacgtcatttaaatagtaacatatatattgttcaaaaactctttaaattagtagtatgaaaatatatatatatataatactttgttaatatacttaatgagatatttaattatcatattttcaagttaaatatatataaatccatatatatacacaataattaatcaattaaacaattaaatcaagttatgacgttcgtgaatcgtcggaataaaagggtgaccaaaagcttgtgtaaaactctttccggatgttcaagacttattaaaattcattgcttatcaagtcagaattatttaaagattaagtttaaatttggtcagaaattttcgggtcgtcacacatctcAATCTGCCCCTGATCCTAATTCTTCCATTCCTGATAAACCTCCAAAGCGAAAGCATCAGCGTAGGAAAGTGTCTAACAGTAAATCTTCTAGTATTAAGGTTGAATGTGAAGCttgcattagattcaaacttatcgaGGGTAAGAttgttatttttaagttttttgagGGGCATACTCACAAACTCATAACTGAAAGGAATAGGAATTTGTTGAATAAGAGGAGAAAGTTGGATCCTGAACACATGGAATTTCTTTTCAAACTCAGTACTCGATCAAATATGGGTAGATTTAAAGCTCACACACTTTTTAGTGCTCTTAGTGGTGGTATTGATAATGTTGGTCCTTTGCCTGTAGATTTCAATAATTTTCATCGTGATTTGATCCAATCGTTAGGTGATACTGATGCACATATTGCTATTGAACAATTGCTTATGAAGAAAAATTCTTTACCTAACTTCAGTGTCGAGTATTATTGTGATCATAATGATTTTTTACGTGGGGTTTTTTGGGCTGACAATATTTCTAAGTTGAACTACAAAGAGTTTGGTGATATTGTTGGCTTCGATGCTATATATGGTACAAATATGTAAGTTTTCTGTAATTTGTatcactttatttttatttttttattagttCATTTTTATCATTCACCACTTTATCTTTACCAATCATCTTATAATTTTTATGCTATTTTTATAGGTATAACATGGTTTTTGTACCTCTCACTGGAGTTGATAACCACAAGAAGCTTGTTATTTTTGGAGCTGCTTTATTAGCTAGTGAAAGCATAGAATCGTTTAGTTGGTTTCTTGATTGTTTTTTCAAAGTTTTTGGGACTGAACCGGGCTTAGTGTCCACTGATCAAGACCCAGCAATGTTGGAGGCTATTAAAATAAAGTTTAAGACTGCGCAGCATCAGTTATGTATGTGGCATATCAGTCAAAAACTTGAAAAAAAGGTAAAAAATTTTAGTATAATTCATGTTTTTGATATCTTTCatgtgttttatattttttttataggttGGTCGTGAGTTGTTTTCAAATAAAGATTTTCGTAAGCAAATGAATAACATATTCTGGAATCAGGAGTTGAATGCTGAAAAGCTTGAAAATTGTTAGCAACATGTTTTAGATGAATTTGGCTTGCATGATGTTGATTGGTTTAAAGATATGTATGCTATGAAGGAGAAGTGGATTCCGTGTTTATAAAATGTAAGAACAAACATTCTAAATTGGTGGAGTTTTTTTCACGCTTCGATGTTGTAGTTGAAAAGCAGCGCCATAACAACACGCTTCTCGAGTTTAAAATGGATAATAGATCTATTAATTGTGTTACCAATAAGCTAATTGAGTTGCATGCTAGGGATTTTTATACACCAACCATGTTTCTGTTAGTTCAAGAAGAAATTTTCCAGTCTTCCATTTCTTGTGTGCAAATCAGCTCAACCACTGAAGAGAATGAAGacaaacaattatgtgtaattCAAGAGAAATTTACTCTTCCTCGTCCAAACTGGAAATATACGGTCAGGTTTCACTTCATATCTTTTTTAATTTTTTCTAATCTGAATGCTTACATGCTTTTTGTTTTAGTATATTTTAGGTTAATTTATTTTGTTTTTTcattcatcatctttttttttcaTTCATCATTTTGTTTTTCGTTCTTTATATTTGTCATTCATCATATTTTTTTCATTCATCATATTTTTTAGATTAAATTTAATGTGTTTTTGTCATTCATCTTGTTTTTCATTCATTATCTTTTTTGTCATTCATCATATTTATCATTCATTATGTTTTGTCATTCATCTTGTTTTTAACTTTTTAATTTACTCTTGTTTTAGGTTACTTTTGATGTTAAAACTGCCAAAGCCAACTGTTCGTGTTTGCTTTTTACACGTGAAGGTCTTTATGTAGGCACATATTTTAT
This genomic interval carries:
- the LOC139900699 gene encoding uncharacterized protein, whose amino-acid sequence is MGIYFFVRLVDSCYVGSLYSSSIFIIFIINLQQILMDSTSIADSTSIAQSDVHVITNSANESAADSVPDTFSSNNSVCRNHFLSSYEDEGLDGKKLWFPNVPDYFNHVIGSVFRSWEDCLYFYDLYAEAVGFNIKKAFENKDEDGLIVYQKFSGRHTSQSAPDPNSSIPDKPPKRKHQRRKVSNSKSSSIKVECEACIRFKLIEGKIVIFKFFEGHTHKLITERNRNLLNKRRKLDPEHMEFLFKLSTRSNMGRFKAHTLFSALSGGIDNVGPLPVDFNNFHRDLIQSLGDTDAHIAIEQLLMKKNSLPNFSVEYYCDHNDFLRGVFWADNISKLNYKEFGDIVGFDAIYGTNMYNMVFVPLTGVDNHKKLVIFGAALLASESIESFSWFLDCFFKVFGTEPGLVSTDQDPAMLEAIKIKFKTAQHQLCMWHISQKLEKKVGRELFSNKDFRKQMNNIFWNQELNAEKLENFEKQRHNNTLLEFKMDNRSINCVTNKLIELHARDFYTPTMFLLVQEEIFQSSISCVQISSTTEENEDKQLCVIQEKFTLPRPNWKYTVRHIFYVYHVHNVVAIPMVHLLRRWSNEVSETFNSIFVYSDDKSESKKIINHVFNKLRKVSSVYRDDIDKLVNFRDKFDVLIDDFLGSTPDEHSTSTRGEHINKLWGFYKPVNSNIRAPENIRNKGQHRSNRILSSKEVAVKKHVKTRACKRCGIHGHNVRTCTTDLTEVRNAKNKGKNVVDFELEDESEKDDEDLEYQDQDSDSD